A genomic stretch from Bradyrhizobium quebecense includes:
- a CDS encoding GlsB/YeaQ/YmgE family stress response membrane protein, producing the protein MGIIAALVIGAIAGWLAGLIVRGAGFGLIGNMVVGIIGALVASWLLPRLGVGLGGSAIRDIINATIGAVIVLVILSLIRRA; encoded by the coding sequence ATGGGCATCATTGCGGCACTGGTGATCGGTGCGATTGCCGGCTGGCTCGCTGGGCTGATCGTGCGGGGCGCGGGCTTCGGGCTGATCGGCAACATGGTTGTCGGCATCATCGGCGCGCTGGTGGCAAGCTGGCTGTTGCCGCGCCTTGGCGTCGGCCTTGGCGGCAGCGCGATCCGCGACATCATCAACGCGACGATCGGCGCGGTCATCGTGCTGGTGATCCTGTCGCTGATCAGGCGGGCCTGA